The Zygosaccharomyces rouxii strain CBS732 chromosome A complete sequence genome window below encodes:
- the DNF3 gene encoding aminophospholipid-translocating P4-type ATPase DNF3 (similar to uniprot|Q12674 Saccharomyces cerevisiae YMR162C DNF3 Non-essential P-type ATPase that is a potential aminophospholipid translocase localizes to the trans-Golgi likely involved in protein transport) → MPDTPSKRKRAASLRTQLFNKHMYELFNGNNGQDIELAYVNEMDGDENQQLEDEDELEEDDIEEDNNQFENKGRPTLFTKLMDVLLNRKRIVRSKDGRQIPISLDHETAEYRRYAYKNGNLLIDERTEQPYVDNQITSSRYTVYSFLPRQIYAQFSKLANIYFFLIAILQMIPGWSTTGSYTTIIPLCVFMGISMTREAFDDFKRHQLDREENDKTVKVLRKTNGGYNNFMATSQNFTELNNNRSKLPAQGTLDTRFHNFELLSERHGVNIEKRKWKDLRVGDFVLLNQDDWVPADLLLLASDGENNECFIETMALDGETNLKNRQPSAQLSKLAGAASGLANINAKVIVEDPNIDLYNFEGNLDLENDQTGESIKHPLGLDNVVLRGSILRNTENVVGMVIFTGEETKVRMNAIKNPRLKAPKLQRKVNLIVIFMVIVVTAMSLFSYLAHIINNRRYINGDQAWYLFQQDAGTAPTIMSFIIMYNTIIPLSLYVTMEIIKLIQSKLMEWDIDMYHPVTDTPCETRTATILEELGQVSYIFSDKTGTLTENKMLFRKFSLCGSSWIHKADPSANEDQLPSIQLTTDVETVSPEGNEITGDHSDEFLSRQSFANDAAKTSVKYKGNSGAIYSGRPSMRSLAGEEEQSLHSRSSNTTSRPTNLKSSLDLIKFIQLHPNSLFAHKARFFILSLALCHSCLPKRCNIKDDGETNEDPIEYQSSSPDELALVTAARDLGYIVLNRNGKILTIKSFPNGFEKEPLLEDYEIMETIDFNSNRKRMSVLVKTPNEPNRILLVCKGADNVILERLPNHKDARQKMEEFNISTKERKEAEAEVVLQQRRSLERNATDDDVASNRLRSSLSSMPKGSLSLKAMKKSFSNKSHHGEFQVNSIGQFLDTIKKADEEIDDVILHSRKSVQKHQQKRYGDIKSIPYAGPQQAIPWENSCSSHDQNMWDYIGSDELISNEGYLLERTLQAIDEFSTEGLRTLLYGYKWIDSSDYMEWEMRYRTAKTSLTDRRAKVEKVGEEIEDNLELIGATAIEDRLQDGVAESIEKIRRAGIKMWMLTGDKRETAINIGYSCKLIYDYSTVVILTENDENIISKMNAVSQEIDSGNIAHCVLVINGATLAIFESNPILLSVFVELCTKTDSVICCRASPSQKALMVTNIRNINKDQVTLAIGDGANDIAMIQSADIGVGIAGKEGLQASRSSDYSIAQFRFLIKMLFVHGRYNYIRTSKFVLCTFYKELTFYMTQMIFQRYTMFSGSSMYESWALSMYNTLFTSLPVLCIGMFEKDLKPMTLLAVPELYTAGRLDKAFNLPIFCQWIILGTLNSLLITFLNVTAWGESALKDNTLYPLGVVNYTSIVILVNLKCQFVETHDRNWLAFASVAISIIGWFVWCCILPLVYTDGSIYDVSTGLYHHFGRDITFWCAVLVLAASSVMVDVIYKTVKVMLWPTDTDIFKHLEQKDEIRKKLEFGAYNEMKQGWTWERDPSTLSVYKDKVFPSSRSRANSQQSSNKEGSSHKNKHNNNSDTLVSETTHTLDLNYDDKRYEMLPSGKLIKRQELEEEQKTNHLLPKKLRFNMKNTESNENIRAIVEQRMHDLE, encoded by the coding sequence ATGCCAGATACTCCCtcgaagagaaaaagaGCAGCATCCCTGCGAACGCAGCTATTTAACAAACACATGTATGAGTTGTTCAATGGGAATAATGGACAGGATATAGAGCTAGCATATGTGAATGAGATGGATGGTGATGAGAATCAgcaattagaagatgaagatgaactcgaagaagatgatatcGAAGAGGATAATAATCAATTTGAGAACAAGGGCAGGCCCACACTGTTCACAAAACTAATGGACGTTTTATTGAATAGAAAACGTATTGTACGTAGTAAGGATGGAAGGCAAATACCGATTTCATTGGATCATGAGACAGCAGAATACAGGCGATATGCTTATAAAAATGGGAACCTTTTAATTGATGAGAGAACTGAGCAACCTTATGTAGATAACCAAATTACTTCTTCCAGGTATACGGTCTACTCATTTCTCCCCCGGCAAATATACGCTCAATTCTCTAAGCTGGCGAatatttatttctttttaatcGCAATTTTGCAGATGATTCCAGGTTGGTCTACCACAGGTTCATACACAACCATTATTCCATTATGTGTATTTATGGGAATTTCCATGACAAGAGAAGCATTTGACGATTTTAAAAGGCATCAGTTAGATAGAGAGGAAAATGACAAAACGGTTAAAGTTCTGCGAAAGACCAACGGCGGTTACAATAATTTTATGGCAACTAGTCAAAATTTTACGGAGTTGAACAATAACAGATCAAAATTACCAGCTCAAGGGACTTTGGATACCAGATTTCACAACTTTGAACTATTATCAGAACGTCATGGCGTTaacattgaaaagagaaaatggAAAGATTTGAGAGTAGGTGATTTTGTACTTTTAAATCAAGACGATTGGGTACCGGCTGACTTACTGCTATTAGCGAGCGATGGAGAAAACAACGAATGCTTTATAGAAACTATGGCACTAGATGGTGAAactaatttgaaaaacagGCAGCCAAGTGCTCAGCTAAGTAAGTTGGCTGGTGCGGCTTCGGGTTTAGCTAATATAAACGCTAAAGTTATAGTGGAAGATCCCAATATCGACCTTTACAATTTTGAAGGTAACTTGGATCTAGAAAATGATCAAACTGGCGAAAGCATCAAACACCCTTTGGGTTTAGACAACGTTGTGCTCCGTGGTAGTATCCTGAGAAATACAGAGAATGTTGTTGGTATGGTCATTTTCACTGGTGAAGAAACTAAGGTTAGAATGAATGCTATTAAAAATCCAAGACTAAAAGCTCCTAAATTACAACGCAAGGTGAATCTAATTGTGATATTTATGGTTATCGTCGTGACTGCAATGTCACTCTTTTCGTATCTGGCCCATATTATAAATAACAGAAGATACATCAATGGCGACCAGGCGTGGTATTTATTTCAACAAGATGCAGGTACTGCCCCCACTATCATGTCATTTATTATCATGTACAACACTATTATACCGTTATCCCTTTATGTTACCATggaaatcatcaaattgatACAGAGTAAACTTATGGAATGGGATATCGACATGTACCATCCAGTAACAGATACACCGTGTGAGACTCGAACTGCTACAATATTAGAAGAACTAGGCCAAGTGTCGTACATATTTAGTGACAAAACAGGAACATTGACGGAAAATAAGATGTTGTTCCGTAAATTCTCTCTATGCGGTAGTTCATGGATTCATAAAGCCGATCCCTCGGCTAACGAGGATCAACTTCCCTCTATACAATTGACAACAGACGTTGAAACTGTATCTCCTGAAGGTAATGAGATTACCGGTGATCACAGTGATGAGTTTCTTTCAAGACAGAGTTTTGCCAATGATGCTGCAAAGACATCCGTGAAGTATAAAGGGAACTCTGGTGCTATCTATAGTGGACGGCCAAGTATGAGATCTCTTGCTGGTGAAGAGGAGCAAAGCTTACATTCTCGTAGCAGCAATACAACAAGCAGGCCTACCAATTTAAAAAGTTCACTCGATTTAATCAAGTTTATTCAATTGCATCCCAACTCATTATTTGCCCATAAGGCAAGGTTTTTCATTCTTTCATTAGCGCTCTGTCATAGTTGTTTACCCAAAAGATGCAATATCAAGGACGATGGGGAAACGAATGAAGATCCTATCGAATATCAATCTTCATCTCCAGACGAGCTAGCATTAGTTACAGCTGCCAGAGATCTTGGATATATCGTACTCAAtagaaatggaaaaatatTGACCATTAAAAGTTTCCCCAATGGTTTTGAGAAGGAGCCTTTGTTAGAAGACTATGAAATCATGGAAACaattgatttcaattcaaataGAAAGAGAATGTCAGTTTTGGTAAAGACTCCAAATGAGCCGAATCGAATCTTGCTAGTTTGCAAAGGTGCTGATAATGTTATTCTAGAAAGACTTCCTAACCATAAGGATGCCCGCCAAAAAATGGAGGAGTTTAATATTTCCACCAAAGAGCGCAAGGaagctgaagctgaagTTGTATTACAACAACGAAGATCCTTAGAAAGAAATGCGACGGATGATGATGTGGCAAGTAATAGACTAAGATCATCTCTATCAAGCATGCCGAAAGGAAGTTTATCCTTAAAAGCTATGAAGAAAAGTTTTTCCAATAAAAGTCACCATGGAGAATTCCAAGTTAATTCCATCGGTCAGTTCTTGGATACAATCAAAAAggctgatgaagaaatagATGATGTTATTCTCCATAGTAGAAAGTCTGTGCAAAAACATCAACAGAAAAGATATGGTGACATTAAGTCAATTCCCTACGCTGGACCTCAACAAGCAATACCGTGGGAGAATAGCTGCTCGTCACACGATCAAAATATGTGGGATTACATTGGATCAGATGAATTGATTAGCAATGAAGGATATTTATTGGAAAGGACCTTGCAagcaattgatgaattttctaCTGAAGGTCTCAGAACGTTGTTATACGGCTACAAATGGATCGACTCGTCAGATTATATGGAATGGGAAATGCGCTATCGTACGGCTAAAACCTCGCTCACTGATCGTAGAGCCAAAGTAGAAAAAGTgggtgaagaaattgaggATAATTTAGAATTGATTGGTGCAACCGCCATTGAAGATCGATTACAAGATGGTGTGGCAGAATCCATCGAGAAGATTAGAAGAGCAGGTATTAAAATGTGGATGTTAACAGGAGACAAAAGAGAGACTGCTATCAATATTGGATATTCATGTAAATTGATCTACGATTATTCTACCGTTGTTATTTTGActgaaaatgatgaaaatataatttccaaaatgaatGCAGTGTCTCAAGAGATTGACTCCGGTAACATCGCACACTGTGTACTAGTCATAAATGGTGCTACATTGGCCATCTTTGAGAGCAATCCAATTCTCTTATCAGTTTTTGTCGAACTTTGTACGAAGACTGATTCTGTGATATGCTGTAGGGCATCACCTTCTCAGAAGGCACTGATGGTGACTAACATTAGAAACATTAATAAAGATCAGGTTACTTTAGCCATTGGTGATGGTGCCAACGATATTGCTATGATTCAATCTGCGGATATTGGTGTTGGGATTGCAGGTAAAGAGGGTCTTCAAGCCTCAAGATCATCTGATTACTCAATCGCTCAATTCAGgtttttgataaaaatgcTATTTGTACATGGGCGCTACAACTACATTCGTACCTCCAAATTTGTGCTCTGTACTTTTTACAAAGAACTTACTTTTTACATGACCCAAATGATTTTCCAGAGGTACACAATGTTTTCAGGCTCTTCCATGTATGAATCATGGGCTCTTTCCATGTACAACACTTTATTCACTTCACTCCCCGTTCTATGCATTGGAATGTTCGAAAAGGACTTGAAGCCAATGACTTTGTTAGCAGTTCCCGAACTTTATACTGCTGGCCGATTAGATAAAGctttcaatttaccaattttttgtcAATGGATAATACTAGGGACCTTAAATTCGCTGCTTATCACTTTCTTAAATGTCACAGCATGGGGTGAAAGTGCCCTTAAAGACAATACCCTTTATCCATTAGGTGTTGTAAATTACACTTCTATTGtaattttggtaaatttaaAATGCCAATTCGTTGAGACTCATGACCGTAACTGGTTAGCATTTGCGTCGGTGGCAATCTCCATAATAGGTTGGTTTGTCTGGTGCTGTATATTACCACTGGTCTACACCGATGGCTCCATCTACGATGTTTCGACTGGGctttatcatcattttggTAGGGACATTACTTTCTGGTGTGCAGTTCTTGTATTAGCTGCTTCTAGTGTCATGGTTGATGTCATTTACAAGACTGTTAAAGTAATGCTTTGGCCCACCGATACTGATATATTCAAGCACTTGGAACAAAAGGACGAAATTCGAAAGAAATTGGAGTTTGGTGCATATAACGAAATGAAACAAGGTTGGACTTGGGAGCGTGATCCAAGTACTTTATCGGTTTACAAGGATAAAGTATTCCCATCTTCAAGATCCCGAGCTAATTCGCAGCAGTCTTCAAATAAAGAAGGCTCCTCGCATAAAAATAAgcataataataattctgATACTTTGGTATCAGAGACTACTCACACCCTAGATCTCAATTACGATGATAAGAGGTACGAAATGTTACCCAGTGGTAAGTTGATTAAAAGgcaagaattggaagaagaacagaaaaCCAACCATCTCTTGCCCAAGAAATTGAGATTTAATATGAAGAACACTGAAAGTAATGAAAACATTAGAGCCATCGTTGAACAACGCATGCATGATCTGGAATAA
- the POL3 gene encoding DNA-directed DNA polymerase delta POL3 (highly similar to uniprot|P15436 Saccharomyces cerevisiae YDL102W CDC2 Catalytic subunit of DNA polymerase delta required for chromosomal DNA replication during mitosis and meiosis intragenic recombination repair of double strand DNA breaks and DNA replication during nucleotide excision repair (NER)): MVADLKRPGEEEEYGSEKKLRLQSFDHGVGSEPVSHLEIVPSDSYAKHKSKGFKADESDIRGSQQASLFEEQLSLMDHKEAEVGEHKEKYGRDPLPKDFNPETHEISFQQLEAEQSTLPFSKDEGTSTIVRFFGVTKDGHSILCNVTGFKHYLYVPVPSAPEAQDPNEVASFTKYLNENFENSVDRIDIVSKQSIWGYEGESMLPFYQVFVTNPNTVNKMRTAFEKGYLSHKSWFSAGTTTYDNIAFTLRMMIDCGISGMSWITLPKGEYQLVPEHERVSTCQLEVTINYRKLVSHPAENEWSQASPLRILSFDIECSGRPGIFPEPETDPVIQIANVMSVAGAKKPFIRNVFTVDTCSPITGSQIYSHATEEEMLKHWRDFVVAADPDIIIGYNTSNFDFPYLINRAKALKVESFPYFGRLFNVKQEITSSVFSSKAYGTKESKNINIDGRLQLDLLQFIQREYKLRSYTLNAVSAHFLGEQKEDVHHSIITSLQKGDSETRRRLAVYCLKDAYLPLRLMEKLMALVNYTEMARVTGVPFSYLLSRGQQIKVISQLFRKCLQIDTVIPNMQSQASDEQYEGATVIEPIRGYYDIPIATLDFSSLYPSIMMAHNLCYTTLTSKSTVEKFNMKLDEDYIMTPNGDYFVTSKVRRGILPTILEELIGARKRAKKDLKNETEPFRKDVLNGRQLALKVSANSVYGFTGATVGKLPCLAISSSVTSFGRNMIMLTKQAVEEKYSIKNGFKHDSLVVYGDTDSVMVKFGTTDLKEAMKLGAEAAAYVSTLFKHPINLEFEKAYFPYLLINKKRYAGLFWTNPDKYDKIDQKGLASVRRDSCPLVSIVMNKVLKKILIERNVEGALGFVKEIIDDILHNKADISKLIISKTLAPNYTNPQPHAVLTERMKKRDGVGPNVGDRVDYVVIAGNDKLYNRAEDPLYVLEHNMQIDSRYYLTNQLQNPIISIVAPILGEKQANAMFVVKSIKINTGNMKGGLMGFVKKVDSCKNCKGPLKKGEGPLCSNCQAKSGELYIKALYNVRDLEEKFGRLWTQCQRCAGSLHNEVLCSNKNCDIFYMRVKMKKELQENIENLSKW, from the coding sequence ATGGTGGCTGATCTTAAGAGAcctggtgaagaagaagagtacGGCTCTGAAAAGAAGCTTAGGTTACAGTCCTTTGATCATGGTGTCGGTAGTGAACCTGTTTCCCATCTAGAGATTGTTCCTAGTGATTCCTATGCTAAGCATAAGAGTAAAGGGTTTAAGGCTGATGAATCTGATATAAGAGGTTCCCAACAGGCATCCCTTTTTGAAGAGCAGTTGTCTTTGATGGATCATAAGGAAGCAGAAGTAGGAGAGCATAAAGAGAAGTATGGCAGAGACCCACTGCCTAAAGATTTTAATCCAGAGACACATGAAATCTCATTCCAACAACTAGAGGCAGAGCAAAGTACTCTACCGTTCTCGAAAGATGAAGGTACTTCTACTATTGTAAGGTTTTTTGGTGTTACAAAGGACGGTCATTCCATACTCTGTAATGTTACTGGATTCAAACACTACTTGTACGTTCCAGTGCCATCAGCACCGGAGGCTCAAGATCCTAACGAAGTGGCGTCATTTACTAAATATTTAaatgagaattttgaaaacagCGTGGATCGTATCGATATAGTGTCAAAACAATCGATATGGGGGTACGAAGGTGAGAGCATGTTACCGTTTTATCAGGTCTTCGTCACTAATCCCAACACTGTGAATAAGATGCGTAcagcttttgaaaaagggTATTTGAGTCATAAATCTTGGTTTTCTGCAGGTACAACGACTTATGATAATATTGCATTTACACTGAGGATGATGATCGATTGTGGGATTTCTGGTATGTCGTGGATTACTTTACCAAAAGGCGAATATCAGTTAGTTCCTGAGCACGAAAGAGTCTCTACATGTCAATTGGAAGTCACTATCAATTACAGAAAATTAGTTTCACATCCAGCTGAGAACGAATGGTCACAGGCGAGCCCTCTAagaattttatcatttgaTATAGAATGTTCTGGTAGACCAGGTATCTTTCCTGAGCCTGAAACAGATCCTGTAATTCAAATAGCGAATGTGATGAGTGTTGCAGGTGCCAAAAAACCATTTATACGTAATGTGTTCACAGTGGATACTTGTTCGCCAATTACAGGATCACAAATCTATTCCCATGCTACAGAGGAAGAGATGTTGAAGCATTGGCGTGATTTTGTGGTTGCTGCCGATCCAGATATCATCATTGGTTACAACACTTCGAATTTCGATTTCCCATACCTAATTAATAGAGCTAAGGCGCTAAAAGTGGAAAGTTTCCCGTATTTTGGTCGTCTTTTCAACGTTAAACAGGAAATTACTAGCTCCGTTTTTTCCTCCAAAGCATACGGTACtaaagaatccaaaaatattaatatCGATGGTCGTTTACAACTCGATTTACTGCAATTTATTCAACGTGAATATAAATTAAGGTCCTATACTTTGAATGCTGTGTCTGCACATTTCTTGGGTGAACAAAAGGAGGACGTTCATCATAGTATTATTACTTCATTACAGAAAGGTGATAGTgaaacaagaagaaggttgGCGGTATACTGTTTAAAAGATGCATATTTGCCCCTGAGAttgatggaaaaattgatggcTTTAGTTAATTATACAGAGATGGCTCGTGTGACAGGTGTTCCATTTTCCTACTTGTTGAGTCGTGGTCAACAGATTAAAGttatttctcaattgttcCGTAAGTGTTTGCAAATCGATACTGTAATTCCCAACATGCAATCACAGGCATCAGACGAACAGTACGAGGGTGCCACTGTCATTGAACCTATTCGTGGATATTATGATATACCCATTGCAACATTGGATTTCAGCTCTTTGTATCCCAGTATCATGATGGCTCACAATCTGTGTTATACAACTTTAACGAGTAAATCTACAGTTGAGAAATTTAATATGAAATTGGATGAGGACTACATTATGACCCCCAATGGTGATTATTTTGTAACTTCTAAAGTCAGGCGTGGTATTCTACCAACTATCTTAGAAGAACTAATTGGTGCCAGAAAGCGCGCTAAGaaggatttaaagaatGAAACAGAACCGTTTAGGAAAGATGTGTTAAATGGTAGACAATTGGCATTGAAGGTTTCGGCAAACTCGGTTTATGGTTTCACTGGTGCTACTGTAGGTAAATTGCCCTGCTTAgccatttcatcttctgtGACATCTTTTGGTCGTAACATGATTATGTTGACCAAGCAGGCGGTAGAGGAGAAGTATTCCATCAAGAATGGGTTCAAGCATGATTCCCTTGTGGTTTATGGTGATACTGATTCCGTCATGGTGAAGTTTGGTACTAcggatttgaaagaagcGATGAAACTTGGTGCAGAGGCAGCAGCTTATGTTTCTACATTGTTTAAACATCCAATTAACttggaatttgaaaaagcaTATTTCCCATATCTTTTGATTAACAAGAAGAGGTACGCTGGGTTGTTTTGGACAAATCCTGATAAGTATGATAAGATAGATCAGAAGGGTCTGGCTTCTGTCCGTCGTGATTCCTGTCCTCTGGTTTCTATTGTGATGAATAAagtgttgaagaaaattctaattgaaagaaatgttGAGGGGGCATTAGGTTTTGTTAAGGAAATCATAGACGATATCTTACACAACAAAGCTGACATTTCGAAGTTGATCATTTCAAAGACGCTGGCGCCTAACTATACTAATCCTCAACCACATGCTGTCTTGACTGAACGTATGAAAAAAAGGGACGGTGTGGGGCCAAACGTTGGTGACCGTGTTGACTACGTCGTGATAGCAGGtaatgataaattgtaCAATAGAGCAGAGGATCCATTGTACGTGTTAGAACATAACATGCAAATCGATTCCAGATATTATCTGACGaatcaattacaaaatcCAATCATCAGTATTGTGGCCCCCATTTTAGGTGAAAAACAGGCTAATGCCATGTTTGTCGTCAAATCAATCAAGATTAATACAGGTAATATGAAAGGAGGATTAATGGGGTTCGTGAAAAAAGTCGACTCTTGTAAGAATTGCAAGGGACCATTAAAGAAAGGGGAGGGACCTTTGTGTAGTAATTGTCAAGCCAAATCTGGAGAATTATACATTAAAGCGCTTTACAACGTCAGAGACTTagaggaaaaatttggcCGTCTTTGGACCCAATGTCAAAGATGTGCTGGCAGTTTGCATAATGAAGTGCTCTGCTCCAATAAAAATTGTGACATCTTCTATATGAgagtgaagatgaagaaggagCTACAAGAGAATATTGAAAACTTGAGtaaatggtaa
- the DUN1 gene encoding serine/threonine protein kinase DUN1 (highly similar to uniprot|P39009 Saccharomyces cerevisiae YDL101C DUN1 Cell-cycle checkpoint serine-threonine kinase required for DNA damage-induced transcription of certain target genes phosphorylation of Rad55p and Sml1p and transient G2/M arrest after DNA damage also regulates postreplicative DNA repair): MSVKRENSNENVESSKRHQTIQAGNSDQVIAKLISLIPGKEQSIDLMGNAVVTVGRSRHCDVVLKEVDISTIHCQLYTIQVDLDRERRKLINIVDKSRNGTFINGNRLIKRDYLLKNGDRIVFGKSTSFLFKYTENSDEIEGNANSSNNDGVFKKPQMAASSSQTSLRKKLKPRPTSVFDKYLLERELGSGHYATVKEGINKKTGEVVAVKIFHPQQNDDQKKSNQFREETNILMRVHHPNIVKMLDSFVEPVSKSQIQKYLVLEKINDGELFDRIVKKVCLRQNETQALFKQILEGIKHLHSQNIIHRDIKPENILLNITRRQSPNEMQLGPWDQDEIDVQVKIADFGLAKFTGEIQFTNTLCGTPSYVAPEVLLKSDYSSKVDMWSAGVLLYVCLCGFPPFSDSLGPPSMREQILQGKFAFYSPYWDEIDDSVLHLISNLLVVNASERFSVVETMNHPWFRNADYETIPMEPERLQISQEKIPKTYSELSKI, translated from the exons ATGTCAGTGAAAAGA GAAAATAGTAACGAAAATGTTGAGTCTTCCAAGAGACATCAGACGATACAAGCTGGTAATTCAGACCAGGTAATTGCTAAATTGATTAGTTTGATCCCAGGCAAAGAGCAGAGTATTGATCTCATGGGTAATGCTGTGGTAACCGTTGGTAGAAGCCGGCACTGTGATGTAGTACTGAAAGAAGTGGATATTTCAACTATACACTGTCAGCTCTATACCATTCAAGTTGATCTCGACAGAGAGAGAAGGAAATTAATTAATATTGTGGACAAGAGCAGAAATGGCACCTTTATCAATGGTAATAGGTTAATAAAGCGGGATTACCTTTTAAAAAATGGAGATAGAATAGTGTTTGGTAAGAGTacatcatttttattcaaatacACTGAGaattctgatgaaattgaaggtAATGCTAACTCAAGTAATAATGATGGCGTGTTTAAGAAACCCCAAATGGCAGCTTCAAGCAGTCAAACTTCTCtaaggaaaaaattaaagccAAGGCCCACATCTGTGTTTGATAAATATTTAttagaaagagaattagGTTCTGGACATTATGCTACTGTCAAAGAGGGGATTAACAAGAAAACTGGTGAAGTGGTAGCGgtcaaaattttccatcCTCAACAAAATGACgatcaaaagaagagtaaCCAGTTTAGAGAAGAAACGAACATTTTAATGCGGGTGCATCACCCCAATATTGTGAAGATGTTGGATAGTTTTGTAGAACCCGTGAGTAAATCCCAAATTCAGAAGTATTTGGTACTTGAAAAGATAAACGATGgtgaattatttgatagGATTGTTAAGAAAGTCTGCTTGAGACAAAACGAAACACAGGCACTTTTCAAACAGATATTAGAAGGAATCAAGCATTTACACTCACAAAATATTATCCATAGAGATATCAAACCAGAGAATATCCTTTTAAACATCACTAGGCGACAGAGTCCCAATGAAATGCAGTTAGGACCATGggatcaagatgaaattgatgtcCAAGTTAAAATTGCTGACTTTGGATTAGCTAAATTTACCGGAGAGATCCAATTCACTAATACCTTATGTGGGACACCTTCGTACGTGGCACCGGAAGTTCTATTAAAATCTGATTACAGTTCCAAGGTTGACATGTGGAGCGCAGGTGTTCTGCTTTATGTTTGTTTATGTGGGTTTCCACCTTTTAGCGATTCATTAGGACCACCTTCCATGAGAGAACAGATCTTACAAGGTAAGTTTGCATTTTATTCCCCCTACTGGGATGAAATCGATGATTCCGTGTTACACTTGATCTCGAACttattggtggtaaatGCATCTGAAAGATTTAGTGTAGTCGAAACTATGAACCATCCTTGGTTTAGAAACGCTGATTATGAAACAATACCCATGGAACCAGAACGCTTACAGATTAGCCAAGAGAAAATACCAAAAACCTACTCagaattatcaaaaatCTAA
- the HLJ1 gene encoding type I HSP40 co-chaperone HLJ1 (similar to uniprot|P48353 Saccharomyces cerevisiae YMR161W): protein METYTSEQEQIALEVLSKDKHQFYEILKVERTANDNEIKKSYRKLAIRLHPDKNPHPRASEAFKLINRAFEVLGDSEKRSLYDRLGRDPDDRSVPSAASSAFNGDTGFENMFFRRRREPSEDLFDILFNMRGGGGGGAFGGPFGGSPFGGSPFGGPFGGSPFGGSPFMDGGGSTFTFAGPDGFRVYTSGPRGAQTRQRQHQRQQFEAEQEQDLYQSIKVLLPLLILFLVPIIERFLFG from the coding sequence ATGGAAACTTACACAAGTGAGCAGGAACAAATAGCACTTGAAGTGCTTTCGAAGGATAAGCACCAATTCTACGAAATATTGAAAGTCGAAAGAACAGCAAATGATAATGAGATTAAGAAATCATATAGGAAACTAGCCATTAGATTACATCCTGACAAAAATCCACATCCAAGAGCAAGTGAAGCCTTCAAACTGATTAATAGAGCTTTCGAAGTTCTAGGTGATAGTGAAAAGAGGTCACTGTACGACAGGTTAGGTAGGGACCCCGATGACAGAAGTGTCCCCAGTGCAGCTTCATCAGCATTTAATGGTGATACAGGATTTGAGAACATGTTTTTCCGTCGTCGTAGAGAGCCTAGTGAAGATTTATTCGATATCCTATTCAATATGcgtggtggtggtggtggtggcgCATTCGGTGGTCCCTTTGGTGGAAGTCCCTTTGGTGGAAGTCCTTTTGGTGGACCATTTGGGGGCAGTCCATTTGGGGGAAGTCCATTTATGGATGGTGGTGGAAGTACTTTTACATTTGCAGGGCCTGACGGGTTCAGAGTATATACAAGTGGTCCTAGAGGAGCTCAGACAAGACAAAGGCAACATCAACGGCAACAGTTTGAAGCCGAACAGGAGCAAGATCTATACCAGAGCATAAAGGTTTTATTGCCCTTATTGATTCTGTTCTTAGTGCCCATAATAGAGAGGTTTTTGTTCGGCTGA